A stretch of the Malus domestica chromosome 08, GDT2T_hap1 genome encodes the following:
- the LOC139197918 gene encoding uncharacterized protein isoform X3, giving the protein MLRSTQRYSRCLFGICCAVYCLCQDLYGHFGSGKGDESTSFGFYLDIQEPPNCIMFSSPNSGQESCTCLMYYAKLVPVCSIIGNYFFGSGNKFSASSIQRSLYWEMEKGEHASFG; this is encoded by the exons ATG CTGAGGAGCACCCAGAGATATTCGAGGTGCCTATTCGGTATCTGTTGTGCCGTTTACTGCCTTTGCCAAG ACCTTTATGGCCATTTTGGGTCTGGCAAAG GAGATGAGAGTACAAGTTTTGGCTTCTATCTGGACATTCAAGAACCACCAAATTGCATTATGTTTTCGTCACCGAATTCAGGACAAGAAAGCTGTACATGCCTCATGTATTAC GCAAAACTTGTGCCCGTATGCTCTATAATTGGAAATTATTTCTTTGGATCAGGCAACAAGTTTTCAGCCTCAAGTATACAAAGAAGTCTATATTGGGAGATGGAGAAAGGTGAACATGCTTCGTTCGGCTAG
- the LOC139197919 gene encoding protein SABRE-like, with protein sequence MALHKAAQLRLIEKEKNKSPSYAMRISLQINKVVWSMIVDGKSFAEAEINDMIYDFDRDSKDVGVAQFTTKKFVVRNCLPNAKSDMLLSAWNPPTEWGKCKDLKESL encoded by the exons ATGGCTCTACATAAGGCTGCCCAGCTACGCCTGATTGAAAAAGAGAAGAACAAAAGTCCATCCTATGCTATGCGCATTTCTTTGCAAATTAACAAAGTGGTTTGGAGCATGATTGTTGATGGTAAATCTTTTGCCGAGGCTGAGATCAATGACATG ATTTATGACTTTGACCGGGATTCCAAGGATGTTGGTGTTGCTCAgtttacaacaaaaaaatttgttgtCAGAAACTGCCTGCCAAATGCCAAGTCAGATATGCTTTTGTCAGCATGGAATCCTCCTACTGAATGGGGAAA
- the LOC139198130 gene encoding F-box/kelch-repeat protein At3g06240-like, whose amino-acid sequence MAGDDGELPILSSKNDDIIVEILSWLPVVSLLRFRCVCKSWRALITTPQFVAKHRAHANDNNKNVLILTKPDWPPPYPPLPSGSPLLIDYQSLKENVAACASASSSAIRNIEAEFPDDTTLNDSLLVGSCNVPEQPVSYRTLIGFFFKPLYYGFGYDSTTQDYKVLLGDIDGKDRFAAIFSLKAGSWKIVVDSHAASLYYKNGRGCFLNGALHWNYQKIHWNDRNHHIERTTIITSFDFAQEKFHSFSSIRHKGYGRAKVGTIGNRLCFHTFCYDSKNLPDREDTGLTIWVMMEYGVDQSWTIFAKIRHPSNVLWLNPLFLDDGALLMESNQCDLVLYMPKEDTCKIVLDNADVEELRPSSSSGYAEMVAYVGTLVSPVTGGG is encoded by the exons ATGGCGGGTGATGATGGAGAATTGCCGATCTTGTCCTCCAAGAACGACGATATAATCGTCGAGATACTTTCATGGCTACCGGTCGTATCTCTCCTCCGATTCCGTTGTGTATGCAAGTCATGGCGCGCCTTAATCACTACTCCCCAGTTCGTTGCCAAGCACCGAGCACATGCCAACGACAACAACAAGAATGTGCTGATTCTCACGAAACCGGACTGGCCGCCACCATACCCGCCACTCCCCTCTGGATCTCCTCTACTGATTGACTACCAATCACTGAAGGAGAATGTTGCCGCCTGCGCCTCTGCCTCTTCATCAGCGATACGAAACATTGAAGCTGAATTTCCAGATGATACTACCCTCAACGATTCATTACTTGTGGGTTCTTGCAATG TACCAGAACAGCCCGTAAGTTACCGGACAttgattggtttttttttcaaaccatTGTATTACGGATTCGGCTACGATTCCACCACTCAAGACTACAAGGTCCTTTTGGGCGATATAGATGGCAAAGATAGATTTGCTGCAATCTTCTCACTCAAAGCGGGTTCATGGAAGATTGTTGTAGACTCCCATGCGGCCTCGTTATATTATAAAAATGGGCGAGGGTGCTTCTTAAATGGAGCTCTACATTGGAATTACCAGAAAATACATTGGAATGACCGGAATCACCATATAGAGAGGACAACAATAATCACCTCCTTTGATTTCGCACAGGAGAAATTTCATTCGTTTTCCTCTATTAGGCATAAAGGATATGGTCGGGCGAAAGTGGGGACTATTGGAAATCGTCTCTGCTTTCACACTTTCTGCTATGATTCCAAAAATCTTCCTGACCGTGAGGACACTGGCCTTACCATATGGGTGATGATGGAATATGGGGTCGATCAATCTTGGACTATTTTCGCAAAAATTCGCCACCCTTCTAATGTGTTGTGGTTGAATCCGTTATTCCTCGACGATGGTGCACTTTTGATGGAATCGAATCAATGTGACTTGGTATTATATATGCCTAAGGAAGATACATGCAAGATTGTGCTCGACAATGCTGATGTTGAAGAATTGAGACCTTCGTCTTCGTCTGGGTATGCAGAAATGGTTGCGTACGTAGGCACTTTGGTTTCACCGGTGACTGGTGGCGGTTAG
- the LOC139197918 gene encoding protein ABERRANT POLLEN TRANSMISSION 1-like isoform X2 — translation MRPLEYGLKLRSTQRYSRCLFGICCAVYCLCQDLYGHFGSGKGDESTSFGFYLDIQEPPNCIMFSSPNSGQESCTCLMYYATSFQPQVYKEVYIGRWRKVNMLRSASGTTPPMKTCKTYTDLS, via the exons ATGAGACCACTTGAATATG GGTTGAAGCTGAGGAGCACCCAGAGATATTCGAGGTGCCTATTCGGTATCTGTTGTGCCGTTTACTGCCTTTGCCAAG ACCTTTATGGCCATTTTGGGTCTGGCAAAG GAGATGAGAGTACAAGTTTTGGCTTCTATCTGGACATTCAAGAACCACCAAATTGCATTATGTTTTCGTCACCGAATTCAGGACAAGAAAGCTGTACATGCCTCATGTATTAC GCAACAAGTTTTCAGCCTCAAGTATACAAAGAAGTCTATATTGGGAGATGGAGAAAGGTGAACATGCTTCGTTCGGCTAGTGGCACAACTCCACCTATGAAAACATGCAAAACATATACAGATTTATCCTAA
- the LOC139197918 gene encoding uncharacterized protein isoform X1, protein MRPLEYGLKLRSTQRYSRCLFGICCAVYCLCQDLYGHFGSGKGDESTSFGFYLDIQEPPNCIMFSSPNSGQESCTCLMYYAKLVPVCSIIGNYFFGSGNKFSASSIQRSLYWEMEKGEHASFG, encoded by the exons ATGAGACCACTTGAATATG GGTTGAAGCTGAGGAGCACCCAGAGATATTCGAGGTGCCTATTCGGTATCTGTTGTGCCGTTTACTGCCTTTGCCAAG ACCTTTATGGCCATTTTGGGTCTGGCAAAG GAGATGAGAGTACAAGTTTTGGCTTCTATCTGGACATTCAAGAACCACCAAATTGCATTATGTTTTCGTCACCGAATTCAGGACAAGAAAGCTGTACATGCCTCATGTATTAC GCAAAACTTGTGCCCGTATGCTCTATAATTGGAAATTATTTCTTTGGATCAGGCAACAAGTTTTCAGCCTCAAGTATACAAAGAAGTCTATATTGGGAGATGGAGAAAGGTGAACATGCTTCGTTCGGCTAG
- the LOC139197917 gene encoding protein SABRE-like — protein MNYLPPHKLRSFARWPCFGVPRVPRSGNLSLDRLMTQFLLRIDAAPTCLKHMPLDDDDPAKGLTFNMTKLKCDMCYSRGKQKYTFESKREPLNLVYQGFDLYMSKAFLNKKESTTVAKVVQMTIKISQSTSTDRGPNEKSNYVSSCTEKHRDDGFLLSSDYFTIRRQAPKADPARLLAWQEARRKNLEMTYVRSEFENGSESDEHTRSDHSDDDGYNVVIADNCQRIFVYGLKLLWTIENRDAVWSFVGGLSKAFQPPKPSPSRQYAQRKLHEENQAHTGGEMQQDGNSKPSTTSHGVTSSSVEHAETSGSLSSPAHPLKLDISSSATDNSSSVAVGNSSSATSGNSPSVAVGNSSSAVVAKNRDK, from the exons ATGAATTATCTCCCTCCTCACAAATTGCGGTCTTTTGCTCGTTGGCCTTGTTTTGGAGTTCCAAGAGTTCCTAGATCTGGTAACTTGTCATTGGATAGATTAATGACACAATTTCTGCTCCGCATTGATGCTGCACCTACATGTTTAAAACATATGCCGCTAGATGATGATGATCCAGCTAAAGGACTGACATTTAATATGACTAAGCTCAAATGTGATATGTGTTATAGTCGTGGTAAGCAAAAGTATACTTTTGAAAGCAAGCGTGAGCCTCTTAATCTTGTTTACCAGGGTTTTGACCTTTATATGTCCAAggcatttttaaataaaaaagaaagtactACTGTTGCAAAAGTGGTTCAAATGACAATAAAAATTTCACAATCTACATCTACTGATAGAGGTCCCAATGAGAAAAGTAACTATGTGAGTAGTTGCACAGAGAAGCATCGTGATGATGGATTTCTATTGTCATCTGATTATTTCACAATAAGAAGACAGGCGCCAAAAGCTGACCCAGCGAGGTTATTAGCTTGGCAAGAGGCTAGAAGAAAGAATCTTGAGATGACATATGTGAGGTCTGAGTTTGAAAATGGGAGTGAGAGTGATGAGCATACACGGTCCGATCATAGTGATGATGATGGATACAATGTGGTAATAGCTGACAATTGTCAGCGTATATTTGTTTATGGGCTCAAGCTTCTGTGGACTATTGAGAATAGAGATGCTGTTTGGTCTTTTGTTGGTGGTTTATCCAAAGCATTTCAGCCACCCAAACCTTCTCCTTCTAGGCAGTATGCACAAAGGAAATTACACGAGGAGAACCAGGCACATACTGGTGGTGAAATGCAACAAGATGGTAACTCTAAACCCTCTACTACTAGCCATGGTGTTACTTCCTCTTCCGTCGAGCATGCAGAGACCTCTGGTTCACTTTCATCTCCAGCACATCCCCTTAAATTAGATATCTCATCATCAGCCACCGACAACTCATCATCTGTTGCAGTTGGGAACTCATCATCTGCGACATCTGGTAACTCTCCATCTGTTGCAGTTGGGAACTCGTCATCTGCTGTAGTTG CAAAGAATAGAGACAAATGA
- the LOC139198246 gene encoding OVARIAN TUMOR DOMAIN-containing deubiquitinating enzyme 5-like, which translates to MKSRKPFFMNYRVVSMEDAQQVSDTMSDKAYENTQETRDEMLSRHRKEISKLQDKETEMKKAAAKGSKAEQKAKKKQVEEDITRLSANLKEKHAAELASLGYSASNGNEKSKLDTLVKAIAGVSVTSQPEQAKPSKSLKRREKEGSARCSQGTKNSRRAEQPSK; encoded by the exons ATGAAGTCAAGGAAGCCGTTCTTCATGAATTATAG GGTTGTTTCAATGGAGGATGCACAACAAGTATCTGATACAATGTCAGACAAAGCTTATGAGAATACACAGGAAACTCGTGATGAAATGCTTTCTAGGCACAG GAAAGAGATATCAAAACTTCAAGACAAGGAAACTGAAATGAAAAAGGCAGCTGCCAAAGGGAGCAAGGCTGAACAAAAAGCTAAGAAAAAGCAGGTGGAGGAAGATATTACTCGGCTTTCTGCTAATCTTAAAGAAAAACATGCTGCAGAACTTGCTTCGTTAGGCTATAGTGCTAGTAATGGGAATGAGAAAAGTAAACTTGACACTTTAGTGAAGGCCATAGCTGGTGTTTCTGTCACTAGTCAACCTGAGCAGGCAAAGCCCAGCAAGAGTTTGAAGAGGCGAGAGAAAGAGGGCTCAGCAAGATGCAGCCAGggaacaaagaattcaagaagaGCAGAGCAACCTAGTAAGTGA
- the LOC139197918 gene encoding uncharacterized protein isoform X4: MRPLEYGLKLRSTQRYSRCLFGICCAVYCLCQDLYGHFGSGKGDESTSFGFYLDIQEPPNCIMFSSPNSGQESCTCLMQNLCPYAL; the protein is encoded by the exons ATGAGACCACTTGAATATG GGTTGAAGCTGAGGAGCACCCAGAGATATTCGAGGTGCCTATTCGGTATCTGTTGTGCCGTTTACTGCCTTTGCCAAG ACCTTTATGGCCATTTTGGGTCTGGCAAAG GAGATGAGAGTACAAGTTTTGGCTTCTATCTGGACATTCAAGAACCACCAAATTGCATTATGTTTTCGTCACCGAATTCAGGACAAGAAAGCTGTACATGCCTCAT GCAAAACTTGTGCCCGTATGCTCTATAA